From the genome of Acropora palmata chromosome 4, jaAcrPala1.3, whole genome shotgun sequence, one region includes:
- the LOC141878403 gene encoding guanine nucleotide-binding protein G(i) subunit alpha: MGCTISGEDKAAVERSKMIDKTLRADGEKAAREVKLLLLGAGESGKSTIVKQMKIIHEHGYTQEECAQYRQVVYSNTIQSMIAIIRALGTLKIEFGHLDRADDARELFALAGSMEDVKFTPELVSIMKRLWNDSGVQNCFSRSREYQLNDSASYYLNELDRLGSPSYVPTEQDVLRTRVKTTGIVETHFTFKDLHFKMFDVGGQRSERKKWIHCFEGVTAIIFCVALSAYDLVLAEDEEMNRMMESMKLFDSICNNKWFTDTSIILFLNKKDLFGAKITHSPLTICFPEYTGSNTYEEAAAYIQLQFENLNKRKDTKEIYTHFTCATDTNNIQFVFDAVTDVIIKNNLKDCGLF; the protein is encoded by the exons ATGGGATGCACAATCAGTGGCGAAGACAAGGCGGCCGTAGAGCGGAGTAAAATGATAGATAAGACGCTTCGTGCGGACGGCGAGAAAGCGGCGAGGGAAGTCAAGCTTCTCCTTTTGG GTGCTGGTGAATCAGGGAAGAGCACAATTGTGAAACAGATGAA AATTATTCATGAACATGGTTACACCCAAGAGGAATGTGCACAGTATAGGCAAGTTGTGTACAGCAACACAATTCAGTCAATGATTGCCATTATTAGAGCATTAGGAACATTGAAGATTGAATTTGGACACTTGGACAGAGCT GATGATGCAAGGGAGCTCTTTGCCTTGGCAGGGAGTATGGAAGATGTGAAATTCACGCCAGAGCTGGTCTCTATTATGAAGAGGTTATGGAATGACTCCGGAGTGCAAAACTGCTTTTCAAGATCAAGGGAATATCAACTGAACGATTCAGCTTCATA CTACTTGAATGAGCTTGACAGACTAGGATCACCAAGTTACGTTCCAACAGAACAAGATGTTCTTAGAACGAGAGTGAAGACAACTGGAATTGTCGAGACTCATTTTACTTTCAAAGATTTACATTTCAA GATGTTTGATGTTGGAGGCCAGAGGTCCGAACGAAAGAAATGGATTCACTGCTTTGAAGGTGTTACTGCTATTATCTTCTGTGTGGCTCTGAGTGCGTATGATCTTGTGCTGGCAGAAGACGAGGAAATG AACCGCATGATGGAAAGCATGAAGCTATTTGACTCCATCTGTAACAACAAGTGGTTCACTGACACTTCCATAATCCTCTTCCTCAACAAGAAAGATTTGTTTGGAGCAAAAATCACACATTCACCTTTGACCATCTGCTTCCCAGAGTACACAG GTTCAAACACATACGAGGAAGCTGCGGCATATATCCAACTTCAGTTTGAGAATCTTAACAAGAGAAAGGACACAAAGGAGATTTACACTCATTTCACTTGTGCCACTGATACAAACAACATCCAGTTTGTGTTTGATGCTGTCACAGATGTCATCATTAAGAACAACCTCAAGGATTGTGGACTCTTCTAA